Proteins encoded together in one Pseudomonas arsenicoxydans window:
- a CDS encoding sigma-54-dependent Fis family transcriptional regulator yields the protein MTLIKTTPPKLHREARLAREKLHLEGEVPDGVLRAEIDASWRRSLSHGVHFNGKYELALESGASLDVLLASNRLLIDAALPAIDYLAERQGKEGLIILANSDATILSVEGRADRLKGSGLQDITLGACWSEAARGTNALGTALVESRPTMIDCGEHYLDRLTDFSCTSVPIYCPQGEILGVLDLTREGPLGRVHDSTALLSMAVSQIESRVFNASYPNEIVLAFHSRRQYLESPWQGLLAVSLGGQILAVSAQACQLLHAERSALVGRRCEEFLGVDGLQLLSRLHQGGVGSLQTAKGEFFYKALRAPQRSINVSTPPRSTAKTVKPPPDLEALAGSNVRYARALRMARQGLANELPVLLLGETGTGKEVIARALHMAGSRCDKPFVAVNCAAIPEGLIESELFGYREGAFTGSRRGGMIGRLQQAHGGTLFLDEIGDMPLALQARLLRVLQDRKVAPLGAGEEQDIDVALICATHRDLKRLVEEKHFREDLFYRVNGISVMLPALREREDFSGLVTRLLAKLNAPGVLLHDDLNRLLGGYHWPGNIRQLEMVLRTALAMREPGDTVLTLDHLPDSMLDELSATERPSSGSIRENELELIRQSLDSHQGNVSAAADALGISRATLYRKLKQLRS from the coding sequence ATGACGCTAATAAAAACAACTCCACCCAAGCTGCACCGCGAAGCCCGGCTGGCCCGGGAAAAGCTCCATCTGGAGGGCGAAGTCCCCGATGGCGTGTTGCGCGCGGAAATCGATGCCTCGTGGCGGCGCAGCCTCAGTCATGGTGTGCATTTCAATGGCAAGTACGAGCTGGCGCTGGAATCGGGCGCCAGCCTCGACGTGCTGCTGGCGAGCAATCGCTTGCTGATCGACGCGGCATTGCCGGCAATCGATTACTTGGCCGAACGCCAGGGCAAGGAAGGCCTGATCATCCTCGCCAATTCCGACGCCACCATTCTGTCTGTCGAAGGTCGTGCCGACCGCCTCAAGGGCAGCGGCCTGCAAGACATTACCCTTGGCGCCTGCTGGAGCGAAGCGGCTCGCGGCACCAATGCCCTGGGCACCGCGCTGGTCGAATCGCGGCCGACGATGATTGATTGCGGCGAACACTACCTTGATCGCCTGACCGATTTTTCCTGCACATCGGTGCCTATTTATTGCCCCCAGGGCGAGATCCTCGGCGTGCTCGACTTGACTCGCGAAGGCCCGCTCGGCCGCGTTCATGACAGCACCGCATTGTTGTCCATGGCCGTCAGCCAGATCGAAAGCCGCGTGTTCAACGCCAGTTATCCAAACGAAATTGTCCTGGCCTTCCACAGCCGTCGGCAATACCTCGAATCCCCTTGGCAGGGTTTATTGGCGGTGAGTCTTGGCGGGCAGATCCTCGCGGTCAGCGCCCAGGCCTGCCAGTTGTTGCATGCCGAGCGTTCAGCGCTGGTCGGGCGGCGTTGCGAAGAGTTTCTGGGCGTCGACGGCTTGCAACTGCTGTCGCGACTGCATCAGGGTGGCGTCGGCAGTTTGCAGACTGCCAAAGGTGAATTTTTCTATAAGGCCCTGCGTGCGCCGCAGCGCTCGATCAACGTCAGCACACCGCCGCGCAGCACGGCCAAAACCGTCAAGCCACCACCGGATCTCGAAGCCTTGGCCGGCAGCAATGTGCGTTATGCCCGCGCGTTGCGCATGGCCCGCCAAGGCCTGGCCAATGAGTTGCCGGTATTGCTGCTGGGTGAAACCGGCACCGGTAAAGAAGTGATTGCCCGTGCCTTGCACATGGCCGGCAGCCGCTGCGACAAACCTTTCGTTGCGGTGAACTGCGCGGCGATTCCCGAAGGCCTGATCGAGTCGGAGCTGTTCGGCTACCGCGAAGGCGCGTTCACCGGATCGCGCCGGGGCGGCATGATCGGTCGCCTGCAACAGGCCCACGGTGGCACCTTGTTCCTCGATGAAATCGGCGACATGCCGCTGGCCTTGCAGGCACGCCTGCTGCGGGTATTGCAGGACCGAAAAGTGGCACCGTTGGGCGCTGGCGAAGAACAAGACATCGACGTCGCGCTGATCTGCGCCACCCACCGCGATCTCAAGCGTCTGGTCGAAGAAAAACACTTCCGCGAAGACCTGTTCTACCGGGTCAACGGCATCAGCGTGATGCTCCCGGCCTTGCGTGAGCGTGAGGATTTCAGTGGCCTGGTCACGCGACTGCTGGCCAAACTCAACGCACCAGGCGTTCTCCTGCATGACGACTTGAACCGATTGCTCGGTGGCTATCACTGGCCGGGTAACATCCGCCAACTGGAAATGGTGTTGCGCACTGCGCTGGCCATGCGCGAGCCGGGAGACACGGTGCTGACCCTCGACCACCTGCCCGACAGC
- the mrdA gene encoding penicillin-binding protein 2 has translation MPEPIPIKDHEKETRLVNKRLIACALFVVAISCALVVRMYVLQVVEFDYHSTISENNRVHVLPITPTRGLIFDRNGVVLADNRPSFNLTITRERTTDVKEELDEVVNLLQLPAEDRTLFDKAMKQARHPFVPVTLFYELSEQQIAVLAVNEFRLPGIDVEPQFVRHYPMGAHFAHSIGYVGRINEKESKTLDNVEYRGTQSIGKTGIEKFYESELHGHVGYEEVETNAQGRVLRVLKHTDPIPGKNIVLSLDVKLQEAAEEALGDRRGSVVALDPSTGEVLAMVSKPSFDPNMFVTGISFKEYAALHDSIDRPLFNRVLRGLYAPGSTIKPEMAIAGLDAGVVTPQTRVFDPGYYQLPDFDHKYRNWNHSGDGWVDMDAAIMRSNDTYFYDLAHKLGIDRLHDYMAMFGLGEKVSLDMFEESAGLMPSQAWKRATRRQPWFPGETVILGIGQGYMQVTPLQLAQATALIANKGVWNRPHLAKTVDGVAPVDEHPMPNIMLKDPRDWEQVNHGMQLVMHDPRGIARAAALGAQYRIAGKSGTAQVVAIKQGERYNRAKTLERNRDNALFVGFAPAEHPKIVISVMIENGEAGGRVAGPVVRQIMDAWLLDQDGHLKPQYATPAKPPGDPHV, from the coding sequence ATGCCTGAACCCATACCTATCAAGGACCATGAAAAAGAGACGCGTCTGGTCAATAAACGGTTGATCGCCTGCGCCTTGTTCGTCGTCGCCATATCCTGCGCACTCGTGGTGCGCATGTATGTGTTGCAGGTGGTCGAGTTCGACTATCACTCCACCATCTCCGAAAACAACCGTGTCCATGTGTTGCCGATCACCCCTACGCGAGGGCTTATCTTCGACCGCAACGGTGTCGTCCTCGCAGACAACCGTCCCAGCTTCAACCTGACCATCACCCGCGAACGCACCACCGATGTCAAAGAAGAACTGGATGAAGTGGTCAACCTCCTGCAGCTTCCAGCAGAAGACCGGACACTGTTCGACAAGGCCATGAAGCAGGCGCGTCACCCGTTCGTGCCGGTCACCCTGTTCTACGAGCTCAGTGAACAGCAAATCGCTGTGCTCGCGGTCAACGAATTCCGTTTGCCGGGAATTGATGTCGAGCCACAATTCGTCCGCCATTACCCAATGGGCGCGCACTTCGCCCATTCGATCGGCTATGTCGGTCGCATCAACGAAAAAGAATCCAAGACCCTCGATAACGTCGAATACCGTGGCACCCAGTCCATCGGTAAAACCGGTATCGAAAAGTTCTACGAGTCAGAGCTGCACGGTCACGTCGGCTATGAAGAGGTTGAAACCAACGCGCAGGGCCGCGTATTGCGAGTGCTCAAGCACACCGATCCGATCCCTGGCAAAAACATCGTGCTGAGCCTGGACGTCAAACTTCAGGAGGCGGCCGAGGAGGCCCTGGGGGATCGTCGCGGCTCTGTGGTCGCGCTCGATCCGTCGACCGGCGAAGTATTGGCCATGGTCAGCAAGCCGAGTTTCGATCCGAACATGTTCGTGACCGGCATCAGCTTCAAGGAATACGCGGCACTGCACGACTCCATCGACCGGCCGCTGTTTAACCGCGTGCTGCGCGGCCTCTACGCGCCAGGTTCGACCATCAAGCCTGAAATGGCGATTGCCGGCCTCGATGCCGGTGTCGTGACCCCGCAGACACGTGTCTTCGATCCAGGTTACTACCAGCTCCCGGACTTCGATCATAAATACCGCAACTGGAACCACAGCGGTGACGGTTGGGTGGACATGGACGCGGCGATCATGCGCTCCAACGACACCTACTTCTATGATCTGGCGCACAAGCTGGGCATCGATCGCCTGCATGATTACATGGCGATGTTCGGCCTTGGCGAGAAGGTCTCGCTGGACATGTTCGAAGAGTCTGCCGGCTTGATGCCGTCCCAGGCCTGGAAACGTGCCACACGCCGACAGCCGTGGTTCCCCGGTGAGACCGTCATCCTCGGCATCGGTCAGGGCTATATGCAGGTCACACCGCTGCAACTTGCCCAAGCTACTGCGCTGATTGCTAACAAAGGCGTCTGGAACCGGCCGCACCTGGCCAAGACCGTGGATGGTGTGGCGCCTGTGGACGAGCATCCGATGCCGAACATCATGCTCAAGGATCCGCGTGACTGGGAGCAGGTCAACCACGGCATGCAGTTGGTTATGCACGACCCTCGGGGGATTGCCCGAGCGGCGGCGTTGGGCGCTCAGTACCGCATCGCCGGCAAGAGCGGGACCGCGCAGGTGGTGGCGATCAAACAAGGCGAGCGCTACAACCGGGCGAAAACCCTGGAGCGTAACCGCGACAACGCCTTGTTCGTCGGTTTCGCTCCGGCCGAACACCCCAAGATCGTCATTTCGGTGATGATCGAAAACGGTGAGGCTGGTGGTCGAGTCGCCGGTCCAGTGGTGCGGCAGATCATGGACGCCTGGTTACTCGATCAGGACGGTCATCTCAAGCCGCAGTACGCCACCCCAGCCAAACCGCCGGGCGATCCTCACGTCTAA
- a CDS encoding TIGR03571 family LLM class oxidoreductase → MHPRFQRLLGSNGFSIGLELPLDNDWSSDGQRGRLAEDRPFGVPDLKQHATMARLADKAGFRALWVRDVPIYDPDFGDAAQVFETFSYLGYLAGITEHIMLGTAAVVLPLRQPWLTLKAANSVDELSDGRLLLGVASGDRPMEYPLFGVDYAQRGEVFRDTVELIRSQGEGRLPEGARLLPERKHSAPLLVAGLGQQSPAWIGEHMDGWLAYPGTPDEHRRRVGLWREVGGDKPYISFVHLDLAANPHAPMRRVRFGGSCGRLALIDELQALREAGVQHVGLHLRRSERPVAEVIEEIAEHVLPKFH, encoded by the coding sequence ATGCATCCACGCTTTCAACGTCTACTTGGCTCGAACGGTTTTTCCATAGGGCTTGAACTCCCACTGGATAACGATTGGTCCAGTGATGGGCAGCGGGGTCGTCTGGCTGAGGATCGGCCGTTCGGTGTTCCCGATTTAAAGCAGCACGCCACGATGGCGCGCCTGGCAGACAAGGCAGGTTTTCGTGCCCTATGGGTGCGTGATGTGCCGATTTACGACCCCGACTTTGGCGACGCGGCGCAGGTCTTCGAGACCTTTTCCTACCTTGGGTATCTCGCCGGAATTACAGAACACATCATGCTGGGTACCGCGGCGGTGGTGCTGCCATTGCGTCAGCCTTGGCTAACCCTCAAAGCCGCAAACAGTGTCGATGAGTTGAGTGATGGACGTTTGCTATTGGGAGTCGCCAGTGGTGACCGACCGATGGAGTACCCGTTGTTTGGGGTGGATTATGCTCAGCGAGGAGAGGTCTTTCGCGACACGGTTGAATTGATACGCAGCCAAGGTGAAGGTCGTTTGCCTGAGGGGGCTCGACTGCTTCCAGAGCGCAAACATTCTGCGCCGTTACTGGTGGCAGGCCTGGGTCAGCAATCACCTGCCTGGATCGGCGAACACATGGATGGCTGGCTTGCCTACCCTGGCACGCCCGATGAGCATCGTCGGCGAGTGGGGCTGTGGCGGGAGGTCGGGGGCGATAAACCCTATATCAGCTTCGTACACCTGGATCTGGCAGCGAATCCTCATGCCCCCATGCGGCGCGTGCGCTTCGGTGGAAGTTGCGGACGATTGGCATTGATCGATGAGCTTCAAGCATTGCGCGAGGCCGGTGTACAACACGTTGGCTTGCACTTGCGTCGTAGCGAACGCCCTGTGGCAGAGGTCATTGAAGAGATTGCAGAGCACGTTCTGCCGAAGTTTCACTAA
- the rhtA gene encoding threonine/homoserine exporter RhtA: MNDQPRSLASTLFSVGLLLIAMASIQSGASLAKSMFPIIGAQGTTTLRLIFASLIMIILLRPWRAKLTAKSLRTVIVYGMALGGMNFLFYMSLRTVPLGIAVALEFTGPLAVAIYASRRAIDFLWIALAAVGLLLLIPTGATAAGIDLMGAAYALGAGACWALYILFGQKAGADNGVQTAALGVMIAALFVAPIGIVHAGAALLTPSLIPVAIGVAILSTALPYTLEMVALTRMPARTFGTLMSIEPAFGALSGLLFLHEYLSLSQWMAIMCIILASVGATMTMGSAAKPAVAAD, translated from the coding sequence ATGAATGACCAGCCTCGCAGCCTTGCTTCGACCCTGTTCTCGGTCGGACTGCTATTAATAGCCATGGCGTCGATCCAGTCCGGAGCCTCCCTGGCCAAGAGTATGTTCCCGATCATCGGCGCCCAAGGGACTACGACCCTGCGGCTGATCTTCGCCAGCCTGATCATGATTATCCTGCTGCGCCCTTGGCGGGCAAAGCTCACTGCAAAATCCCTGCGCACCGTCATCGTCTACGGGATGGCATTGGGCGGCATGAACTTCCTCTTCTATATGTCCTTACGCACTGTCCCGCTGGGTATCGCTGTCGCCCTGGAATTCACCGGACCGCTGGCGGTGGCTATCTATGCCTCACGCCGAGCAATCGACTTCTTATGGATAGCCCTGGCAGCCGTCGGCTTGCTGCTATTGATACCGACAGGTGCAACGGCAGCGGGAATTGATCTGATGGGCGCAGCCTATGCCTTGGGTGCAGGTGCCTGCTGGGCGCTTTACATTCTGTTCGGCCAGAAAGCCGGTGCTGACAACGGCGTGCAGACCGCTGCGTTGGGCGTGATGATCGCCGCGTTGTTCGTCGCCCCTATCGGTATCGTCCATGCAGGCGCCGCCCTGTTGACTCCATCACTGATCCCCGTGGCCATCGGCGTCGCCATTTTGTCGACCGCCCTGCCCTACACACTGGAGATGGTCGCGCTGACCCGAATGCCAGCCCGGACTTTCGGCACGCTGATGAGCATAGAACCTGCGTTTGGCGCCCTATCGGGCCTGCTGTTCCTTCATGAATACCTCTCACTGTCACAGTGGATGGCCATCATGTGCATCATTTTGGCGTCTGTCGGTGCGACCATGACTATGGGAAGCGCTGCCAAGCCTGCGGTCGCCGCGGATTGA
- a CDS encoding TetR/AcrR family transcriptional regulator yields the protein MRYSASHKLETKEKLLQSCAVSAKKVGFSAVGVDGLMKAIGLSGAAFYSHFTSKDQLFASIVERELSQSLERLGADQDCDKLERCLKQYLSMAHVEHPESGCALPTLGAEIARSDVLVREEAQVWICRLQESWAKILQSDSLAWAILSQCVGALVVARMLASTDIQRTVLQSSHDEIGRQIAGRHQPICK from the coding sequence ATGCGTTACTCGGCCAGTCACAAGCTGGAAACCAAAGAAAAGCTGTTGCAGAGCTGCGCGGTGTCGGCGAAGAAGGTCGGGTTTTCAGCCGTGGGCGTGGATGGCTTGATGAAGGCGATTGGCTTGAGTGGGGCGGCTTTCTATAGCCACTTTACGTCCAAGGACCAGTTGTTCGCGTCCATCGTCGAGCGTGAGCTGAGTCAGAGTCTGGAGCGATTAGGCGCTGATCAGGACTGCGACAAACTCGAACGTTGCTTGAAGCAATACCTGAGCATGGCCCATGTCGAGCATCCTGAGTCCGGTTGCGCGTTACCGACATTGGGAGCCGAGATCGCCCGATCAGATGTTCTTGTGCGCGAGGAGGCGCAGGTCTGGATTTGTCGGTTGCAGGAGAGTTGGGCGAAGATCCTGCAAAGCGACAGTCTTGCGTGGGCCATTCTGTCGCAATGCGTTGGTGCGCTGGTCGTGGCGCGAATGCTGGCCTCGACGGATATTCAACGTACGGTGCTGCAATCCAGTCATGATGAGATTGGCCGCCAGATTGCCGGGCGGCATCAACCTATTTGCAAATGA
- a CDS encoding SDR family oxidoreductase, translating to MNNKKVVLVVGAGDATGGAIAKRFAQEGYIACVTRRSADKLQPLVDAIKANGGDAHGFACDARKEEDVIALVEEIETRIGPIEAFVFNIGANVPCSILEETARKYFKIWEMACFSGFLNAREVAKRMAKRQRGTILFTGATAGMRGAAGFAAFAGAKHGIRALAQSMARELGPMNIHVAHVVVDGAIDTDFIRESFPEKYATKDEDGILNPEHIAENYWYLHSQPRDAWTFELDLRPWNERW from the coding sequence ATGAATAACAAGAAGGTCGTACTGGTTGTCGGCGCGGGTGACGCTACCGGCGGCGCGATTGCCAAGCGTTTTGCGCAGGAAGGCTACATTGCCTGTGTCACGCGCCGCAGCGCGGACAAACTCCAGCCGCTGGTCGATGCAATCAAGGCTAATGGCGGCGATGCGCACGGGTTCGCCTGCGATGCACGCAAGGAAGAGGATGTGATTGCGCTGGTCGAGGAGATCGAAACCCGCATTGGCCCCATTGAAGCATTCGTTTTCAATATCGGCGCCAACGTGCCGTGCAGCATCCTCGAAGAAACTGCTCGCAAGTATTTCAAGATCTGGGAAATGGCCTGCTTCTCAGGTTTCCTCAACGCACGCGAAGTCGCCAAGCGGATGGCCAAACGGCAACGAGGTACGATCCTGTTCACGGGTGCTACCGCCGGGATGCGTGGCGCCGCCGGCTTTGCCGCTTTTGCCGGCGCCAAGCATGGCATTCGCGCACTGGCCCAAAGCATGGCCCGCGAACTGGGACCGATGAACATCCATGTTGCTCACGTCGTAGTCGACGGCGCCATCGATACGGACTTCATCCGCGAGAGCTTTCCAGAGAAGTACGCGACCAAGGACGAGGATGGCATCCTCAACCCCGAGCACATCGCCGAGAATTATTGGTATCTGCACAGCCAGCCTCGGGACGCCTGGACGTTCGAGCTGGATCTGCGCCCCTGGAATGAACGCTGGTAA
- a CDS encoding 2-hydroxychromene-2-carboxylate isomerase gives MSKTVEFFFDLGSPATYLAYTQLPKICEQTDSQLIYTPMLLGGVFKATGNASPATVPAKGRYMFQDLDRYAKRYGVPLKFTADFPINTLMLMRAVTGMQLRHPERFAAFIDCLFHALWVEGRNLNDPATVAAVLTQNGFDPNEVLALTTDEEVKAALKDNTEKAVQRGVFGAPSMFVGDQMFFGQDRLDFILEALS, from the coding sequence ATGAGCAAAACCGTGGAGTTTTTTTTCGATCTGGGTAGCCCCGCCACTTACCTGGCCTACACCCAACTGCCGAAAATCTGCGAGCAGACTGACAGTCAGCTGATCTACACGCCGATGCTTCTGGGTGGAGTGTTCAAAGCCACCGGCAATGCATCACCGGCCACCGTCCCGGCCAAGGGTCGCTACATGTTTCAGGACCTGGACCGTTACGCCAAACGCTACGGCGTGCCTTTGAAGTTCACCGCTGATTTCCCTATCAATACCCTAATGCTCATGCGCGCCGTCACGGGCATGCAGTTGCGCCATCCCGAGCGCTTTGCGGCGTTTATCGATTGCCTGTTCCACGCGCTTTGGGTTGAGGGGCGTAATCTCAATGATCCTGCGACTGTCGCGGCAGTGCTTACGCAAAACGGCTTCGACCCAAACGAAGTGTTGGCGCTCACCACCGATGAGGAAGTCAAAGCTGCTCTAAAGGACAATACCGAGAAAGCGGTCCAGCGAGGCGTGTTTGGCGCACCGAGCATGTTTGTCGGTGACCAGATGTTCTTCGGTCAGGATCGGCTGGACTTCATCCTTGAAGCCCTGAGTTAA
- a CDS encoding aminopeptidase P family protein codes for MSTQPSINGSVPERLAQTRELMSREGIHALLVPSADPHLSEYLPGYWQGRQWLSGFHGSVGTLIVTPDFAGVWADSRYWEQATKELKGSGIELVKLQPGQPGPLDWLAEQTPEGGVVAVDGAVMAVASARTLGGKLEERGARLRTDIDLLSEVWRDRPRLPNEPIYQHLPPQATVSRGEKLAKLREVLKDRGADWHFIATLDDIAWLFNLRGGDVSFNPVFVSFALISREQATLFVALSKVNAELRAVLEQDGVTLRDYSEVAAALSAVPSGASLQVDPARVTAGLLDNLNSGVKLVEGLNPTTLAKSQKSLADAGHIRQAMEQDGAALCEFFAWLDTALGRERITELTIDEHLTAARTRRPGYVSLSFNTIAAFNANGAMPHYHATEEEHAVIEGDGLLLIDSGGQYLGGTTDITRMVPVGTPTAEQKRDCTRVLKGVIALSRAQFPRGILSPLLDSIARAPIWAESVDYGHGTGHGVGYFLNVHEGPQVIAYQAAAAPQTAMQPGMITSIEPGTYRPGRWGVRIENLVLNREAGKSEFGEFLKFETLTLCPIDTRCLEPSLLTADEKQWFNAYHAEVRERLSPLLDGAALEWLNTRTAAI; via the coding sequence ATGAGTACGCAGCCTTCGATCAATGGATCGGTGCCCGAACGCCTGGCGCAAACCCGCGAACTGATGAGCCGGGAGGGCATTCATGCCCTGCTGGTGCCGTCGGCCGATCCGCACTTGTCGGAATACCTGCCGGGCTATTGGCAAGGACGGCAGTGGCTGTCGGGCTTTCATGGCTCGGTCGGCACACTGATCGTGACGCCGGACTTTGCCGGTGTGTGGGCCGACAGCCGTTACTGGGAACAAGCGACCAAGGAACTCAAAGGTAGCGGCATCGAGCTGGTCAAGCTGCAACCGGGCCAGCCCGGTCCGTTGGACTGGCTGGCCGAGCAAACCCCTGAAGGTGGCGTGGTCGCGGTAGACGGTGCGGTGATGGCCGTGGCCTCTGCGCGTACGCTGGGTGGCAAGCTCGAAGAACGTGGCGCTCGCCTGCGCACTGACATCGACCTGCTGAGCGAAGTGTGGCGCGACCGTCCAAGACTGCCGAACGAGCCGATTTATCAACACTTGCCACCTCAGGCGACTGTCAGTCGTGGTGAAAAACTCGCGAAATTGCGTGAGGTCCTGAAAGATCGCGGTGCCGACTGGCACTTCATCGCTACCCTCGACGACATCGCCTGGTTGTTCAACCTGCGTGGTGGCGACGTGTCGTTCAACCCGGTGTTCGTTTCCTTCGCCTTGATCAGCCGGGAGCAGGCCACCCTGTTCGTGGCACTGAGCAAGGTCAATGCCGAACTGCGTGCGGTCCTCGAGCAGGACGGCGTGACCCTGCGCGACTACAGCGAAGTGGCGGCTGCGTTGAGTGCCGTGCCGAGCGGCGCGAGCCTGCAAGTCGATCCGGCGCGGGTGACTGCCGGTTTGCTGGATAACCTGAACAGCGGCGTGAAACTGGTCGAAGGCCTGAACCCGACCACCCTGGCCAAGTCGCAGAAGAGCCTGGCCGATGCCGGGCACATTCGCCAGGCCATGGAGCAGGACGGCGCGGCGCTGTGCGAATTCTTCGCCTGGCTGGACACGGCGTTGGGGCGTGAGCGGATCACCGAGTTGACCATCGATGAACACCTGACGGCCGCGCGTACCCGCCGTCCGGGCTACGTGTCGCTGAGTTTCAACACCATTGCCGCGTTCAACGCCAACGGCGCGATGCCGCACTACCACGCCACCGAAGAAGAACATGCGGTGATCGAGGGCGACGGCTTGTTGCTGATCGACTCCGGCGGTCAATACCTGGGTGGCACCACTGATATCACGCGGATGGTGCCGGTCGGTACGCCGACCGCCGAACAGAAACGTGACTGCACCCGGGTACTCAAAGGCGTAATTGCGCTGTCCCGTGCGCAATTCCCGCGTGGCATTCTCTCGCCGTTGCTCGATTCGATCGCCCGTGCGCCGATCTGGGCTGAAAGCGTTGATTACGGTCACGGCACCGGTCATGGCGTCGGCTACTTCCTTAACGTCCACGAAGGTCCGCAGGTCATCGCCTATCAGGCCGCTGCAGCACCGCAAACCGCGATGCAGCCGGGCATGATCACTTCTATCGAGCCCGGCACTTACCGTCCGGGTCGCTGGGGCGTACGGATCGAGAATCTGGTGTTGAATCGTGAAGCTGGCAAAAGTGAGTTCGGCGAGTTTCTGAAATTCGAAACCCTGACCCTGTGCCCGATCGACACTCGCTGCCTGGAGCCTTCGCTGCTGACGGCAGACGAAAAGCAGTGGTTCAACGCCTACCATGCCGAGGTGCGCGAGCGCTTGAGCCCGTTGCTTGATGGCGCGGCCCTTGAGTGGTTGAACACCCGTACCGCGGCTATTTGA